CTCGATAGCGATTATTTGAATACATTCATTAACATCGAACTCAAGGGAATTGATGCttcggtcattttttttttcttctggcaaACGCATACGCATACAGTATTTAATATTCCTTCTATTTGGTGGCGgaactacaagtaccagcatggCCTTGGGAGGAAATAGGATTCCCAACATGCCTTACCATTCAGAAGATAGTTGTCCTCGTATTTGTGGTTCCTCCGAAGCTAGAAATCCTTCACATGTCAGAACTTTCTATGACATATGCTGTGAGCTTAGCAATGCATTGATCAAAGCTAGCGCCTCATTAAATGTACAGAAATTCCTCCGCGGCTCATCACAAACTGACACAGGAAAAGCAAAGTGGTCAGTAGAATGGTCAGTAAAGTGATGTGGCACCTCAAAGTATACAATGTTCTTCTACCCAAAGTCAAAGCTGAAGTAGGTTATGGACGGCGGTTGGGTTTTGGAGATAAACTATTCCTTGGTTTTCTTTGGTCCGTTGGACTAAACCTATGTAATCCTAATTTTCACaaagttagggctcgttcacacgaacgtattttgcgttctgtatacgggccgttttctgcatacggtccgtatacggaaccattcatttcaatggctccgcaaaaattatgagtcctgtcctattcttgtccgtttttcagacaagaataggcatttctatagtgggcctcctgttccgttccacaaattgcaggaaggcacacgggcggcatccgttttttgcggatccccaatttgcggaccgcaaaaaccaGGCACGGTcgagtgaacaagcccttaagagTATGAAACAAGTGGTCACGGCAAGTATATGGTGGGAAATACGGGTCAGATGTAGACCATCTTTATGTAAGGCTCTTTTCACACTACTGTCCATCTAGGTTTTGATGGCAAGAGTGCATTTTGGTCTCAAAACTTTGACAGAACTCCAAAAGACCCTATTAAAGTCAACCAGATCTGTCAGTGACCGTATGGATCTCTTGGACACTGTTATAAATAGAAGTCAATGCCGCTAGTGTGAACAGAAACTTATGCTGGGAAGGCCTCAGTCACAAAGCAAAACTCTACCCGGTATAAGAAGCATAGGTACTCAATGGTGACTCCATATGGCACCACATTCTTCCCCAGAAGCCCCGCTCCTGGGAACACCCAAACTCTGCCTGGAAATACCCACTTACCATGGGTGAGATTATCGTGAACCCCTACTCATTTTTGGCCCGGGACAACCCGAATTTGCTGAGACTGTCTtggaaaatcagggacagtccctgcaaattccgAAGAGTTGGCAGCTATCTGAATACCTCCATAACACAACATGTGATGGGACATCTGGAGACACGCAGAGGGACAGTATGGGCCCACAGATATGTATGGGTGTCACTGGCCGGATTGTAATATGGCCacgtgcataaggcctaaggctaggttcacatctgcagtgGAGGGTCCAGCAGGTGCCTCCATCACAgattacagcaaaaaaaaaaaaagatgaaatacCTCTGCATGCAGAACTGGTATTCTTGCTGGAAACCTGACGATGAACAGGATCGAGTGGGTGCCGGCAGTGACCGCCATATGCTAGATCTGGCGATTCCGGTATTCTGCCCCTATGCTGAAGCAGAATACCAGAATCTATcggcagatgtgaacctagcctttcaCTGCTCATCAGTAAAGTATTTTTAGCAGGTAACATATGTTTTCCCCaaaattatttttctcttttttgcaAAGTCATTATCCGTCAGTTTGGTTCAAACTAAAGAAAAATCCATGTCAGTGAATAACAGCGTCATATAGTAATCTATGCAATTTCATATAGCAGAGATGGATAAAACGCTGTAGATTCCAGGAGCCAATTTCGGCCTTTTCATAGACACagaaaggggagatttatcaaaactggtgcaaaggaaaaccggCTTAGTTGTCCAAAGCGACAaagccagtttttttttgcaccagttttaataaatctcccccgaaAAAGTTAGGCGCCATTAGCAATATCCTATGTCATTAGGCGATTGGCTGGTGGGATTTGTCCACAGCGGCTGCAGAAACAGCAAACTCTCTGATATTAGGTTTAATCCTTTCTGCTGAATTGCTAAAAAGTCTCAAGCTGTTAGAAATAGACTTTCCCAATATAGAGATTAGCGTGGTCGTCAAAATCTTAGAACAACTAAAAATGACTCATGCAGGCATTATGTAGATAAGTTATGGGGGGAAAACATGGTAAAGATGCCATcttgggctctgttcacatctgcaattCCATAGTATGTCAATTGGGCCCATCGGGCACCTCATGGGATCCATCACAGCACTGTGACTGCGGTTATACATGGAAACAAAAATGCAGATGTAAAcagagctttaggcctcatgcacaccaccgtgtgCTGGCAGAACCCGTATTGCAGCCCAcaaacagtgggtctgcaatataGGGCACCAGCCGCATGCGCACCGTatcacggatgaggacccattcacttgaatgggtctgcaatctggaagGTATGGAGCGAAAGGCAATGGAAGCGCTTCCATGGCATTTCGGTCTGTGCCTGAGCatcacagacccatttaagttgaatgagtctgcatccgtcaGCGCTGGCCACATggacagtgcccgtgcattggggaccacaatttgcgccccccccccctcccatggaCAGCACGGgcggcacacgttcatgtgcatgagcacttagGCACTGATAGGATCCTGTGGGTCTCAAAAAAAAGGTCAGGTataaaaatgggttaaaaaaaaaaaacacattacccCAGGGACCATGGCTGCAGAGATGAGGAGAGAATTACAGGATCCATAGGATACGTCCATACAGGTGGATGTACATATCTGTATGGACATCTGCTGCAAATAAGCAATCCCCACAGATCTGCTCTCAAAAACGGAAAGTTTAAGCTTTGTGATTTGATATTTTAGCTCTATTTTGTAATATGAGTCTAGTACAAGAGAACCTCTTAGTAATTCTTAATAAAGCGTGTTCATAATTTGCTTTAGTTCCAGGATTagcaaaataatgttttttccgccccagaaatagtgccacttttgtccataggctgtgtgtggtattgcagctcagctacaGTCATTAGAATAGAGATGAACTGTAATACAGCCTACCGATAAGAGCGACgctttttctagaaaaaaaattgttttttaaatTAATCCTGGACAATCCGTTGAACTGATTACTGGTGAAGTATGACATGCTATGGCTGCCCTCACACAACAGTAACACAGCTCCGTGGAGGAGATATATATGCACACACGTAAAGAAAGCAAGACTGGATCCCACCATGTGAAATCAGTAGAACGTTCCTCAAAGCTTATTTTGGGAAAGGTTTCCCAGATCACACATAGCTCCAGATATTACATAGAAACGCAGGAgaaacatatctttttttttttccttttggtaaCGGAGTGGTGGAGTGTTGTCACCCTTGagtcctcgttcacacttcagtgaatcACGGGCGTGTGCCATCCATGATCTCCACAGACAGCCCACATACCCACTGACTTTTAATGTGTTCGTTCACACACCAGTGGTTTTCTACCGACCacaggtcagtggaaaaatcacaGGGACATGCACCACTTTGGTCCAAGATGCAGACCAAACataaaaaacactgacacaaCAGGGATGACTTCTGTTTTCTGTCAGTGGTCACTGGTAGGACATGCTTTGGAAATTCATTTTTAGCTgagcagtgtccatggaatatAGATGACACACGGAGGCCAAAAAACAGACACgcggaccaaacacggattcttcacggacatcttcacagatgaaacacggACTGATTTTCCACGGATGTCAAATGGACATGGAAATGTGCACGAGGCATGAGGTGCATTTTTTAGGGGCATGGAGCTTTTTTCTTAAATCGCACTATGCTCTGGGTGTGACGTTTTTGTCCCTCAGACATCTATTGTTTTTTTGCCCAGTTTGACAAAAAGCAAGTACCaatgtttgttgtgtttttttgtggTGACTTTTTAACCAATGCTTTTTTCCATACTGCTCTCCAGAGAAGGTAATATTAGAGGGGggtacatatttaaaaaaatgcagggcataaaaaaaaaacaggtggtACAACACACTATGTGGGCAAGAAGCTTcaaaaatagctaaaaaaaactatacaaaaaaatcaatgaacaaaTCAACACACAACACAAAACTATGAGCGGCAGTCCCCCATGAATGGATCCAGTCCTGGCTTTTAATACATGACTTCCACGCTGAGTAGTATTTCTgctgtgtgaatacagccttagggctgtttcacacgagtggatgccgtgcgtgaatgaaagccaagacccgctgcggacAGAAGAAGCACGGAGTATTGActaataatgctccgtgccgctctgtgacctttttactacaaaatcacagtgagataaagttgtcactgtggttttgtagtaaaaagatcacagagtggcacagagcattatcagtaatgttactgttccgtgtctctgctgtccgcagTGGGTCTTGGCTGttattcacgcagcggatgtcatgcacggcatctgctcgtgtgaaacagcccttagaaatcacaacaaaaaaataaggatACAAGAGTAATCTAACAATATAACATATTGAACATTTACAAAAATAAATCTGCCCTCAAAGGAAATCATGAAAATATAATAACATGACCCTTTCTGGATATTTGTGACATTTCAAGGCAGCTGACACCGCAAACATACGGTATGCGCCCATGAAATGTGTGTTGGGGAACATGTATTGTACCTTTCCTATAAATTTCAATACATTAATCtctattttctttctttatttttgacctttttttaaaattttgtgtcatgtctagaatttttttttgcatttgaaCGGTTTAGCTAAACATCTTTAAGGCTACGCGGAATTCAATGCATTATTTTTCTCAAACGCTTTTCACACATGAGGTCAACATAAACTGCAACAGATAAaattcacacacaaaaaaaaaacttcatttgCAGTTACCGTAACACACTGAAGACACTGTGTGGCTGGCCGCATGCAGCCAAGCCAGGCCTAGGGATTGATTGCCACAGGTGGGATTGTCTTGGCCACAGGCGACTGTTTGCACCCCAAAGTaaaacttaggcctcttgcacatgaacattgtgtgcccgtggccgtattgcggcctgcatacggCGCGGCCCCAATACACAGGCAcaggcccgtgtgcactccgcatcacggatgtggacccattcacttgaatgggtctgcaatcacggagatgcggaacggaagcacggatcggaacgcCACAAAAGCACTaccgagtgcttccgtggtgtttctgtccgtgcctccgcaccgcaaaaaaatttaacttcttttatttttttggggtgtggacggaccacggacccattcaagttgaccgCCGCAAagacgttgcccatgcattggggactgcaaattgcggtccccaatgcacggaacggatgcacaacgttcatgtgcaagaggccttaggagaaCCAAGTTATGATCGGGATGAAATTAGGTAATTGCTTCTCCCAGATAAAACATGACAAATTACCCCAGACAAATCTGAACAGTTAGACATAGAGGGTGTCAAAGGGGTTGTCATGGACTAGAAATGGATAGGGGAGgccttatttgcccatagcaaccaatcagattccacctttcattttccaaaggggctctgaaaaataaaaggtggaatctgataggttgctatgggcaactaagccaattttccttcaccccagttttgataaatttccagGGCCTGTTTTTTTAGCCTTTTCATGGTTTCTGTCTGGTATGTACTTAACCCCAGTCACCTGAGTGGAGCTTAGatacaataccagacacagcccatagaCAAGAGTGTAGCTGTTTCCATTAACAGCCGGTTcagacctgagtgttttacagcgtgttcctacgcgctgtaaaacgctcaacaggcaagaaccaatgattccctatgggaatggttctcacctgagcgttttacagcacgtacgatcgcgctgtaaaacgcccgacgccccaaaaagtacaggagcttctttggggcgtcttgtcgcgcgttcccgtacatagacttccgggaacgcgcgacaatgggcgttcgcatactaccggagccgcgtatgtgagacgccggagaatcgcgcatacacagcgctcaggtcagtacgctcaggtctgaacctagCCTAAAAGCAGACtactttttttctcattttttttataatcctgACAACACATTTAAACCcaatgggggatttttttttttcaaaactggcttagttgtccatagcaacccatCAGACTGATGCTTTCATAttccaaaggagctttgaaaaGTGAaacatggaatctgattggttgctatggacaattaagtcagttttccttagccccagttttgataaatagtCCCCCATTGTGTCATTCTCCTCCCTCATCGCCAAatatatcaaaactggtgcaaagaaaaactggctaagttgccccTAGCAGCCAATGAAAgcgatcctttcattttccaaaacaagctgtgaaaaatgaaagatggaatctgattggttgctaagggccacTAAGaccgttttcctttacaccaattttgataaatctcccccacagttcTAGGAATCAATATATATAGTGTTTCCCTTTTGGGCATATATGGGTCTGACACCTAAAACACTTCTCCAATATGAGCATTTCACATATTAGATTTCCCTGATTCTGTGAAAATTACTTGAGTGGGATGGGAGACTGGAGTGGGATTGTCAGGCTGGTGGGATCCCCCATGTGGCCGCACTCCATCAGAGGCCGTATGTTGGAGATATTCTCACTAGAAGCAGTACTTAGAAGGTAGAATACCACCATAACATGTGATGGAGCAGGGCACGCATTTTTTGGGGAAGATTTGTGCAGATATTAGAGCCGTTCAGAGGTACAGTCAGGCCCAAGCCTCTGTATAGGTGTCTGTATAACGGCGCCATACAAAACAGAGGCAGTGCATCATCGGGGGgttcacatgctgctgattctgtggaGATTTTCAGTGTGAATTCTGTTCTGAAAATACTGAATACAAACATACACTTACTGCAAGTGCACCGAaagtaagacctcatgcacacaactatcTGCAGACCACTGATCCACATAATACGGATACTTCCATGTGCACTCCGTATTTTTAGCACTCCTATCAATAGAAAGggctaatcttgtccgcaatatggacaggaataggacatgttctataaatttaccacacggatctgcaaaaatgacAGATTAtgcatagccccatagaaataaatgggcgaTGTTCTATCcgtaaaaatgcagacagcacacggataaAAAATACAGTCGTATGCATGTGGCCTACATCTGCATCATACAGTGAATGAGGTCTTGTTCACATTGACGCTAATGATTTCTGTTGTAGGAGAATAACTAATATAATGGGAGTACAGCATCCAGCACATAAATGAGACAAAGAGTGACAGACGGACAACCCTGACTAAAATAGGGTTCATTGGATATCCGTTTGAGAGTCCGGTAAAATTACTGGGCAAAACAACTCACTAAGCTGCACTATTTTGCCCTGCCTCCAACACAGCCTCaggcctcatgctcacgaccatatttttggtccatgTCCGATCCGAATTTTTGGTGgattgcacacagacccattcgCTTCTATTCGCTTCAGTCTCATTCATCTGCATGGAGGACGTGCAAAAATCTGATGCGCTTCCTGCAGAGACACACAGATGAATGGCACTGaatttttgttgcagaaatgtctgcTGGGTGTAAATATACTGCGAGAGGACTCAGAGACAGTCACAGGCATTGTGCGGTGTCTAGAAATAGAAATTTTCTATATTGACCATGGTGGGGGAATGGCGCCATATTAGAAACAACACTCTACTATACTACATGCCTTTGGCTAGCTTTCTAAACAAGGTACTATCCGTTCAATGCATACAGAGCTCAAGCAATAAACGGAACCAGTGAAGATGGCGTCCATTTTTGATTTCCCAAAGAGTGTAATAGATATAAGAGGCTCGAAGCCTCCACCGTCTTATTGCACCAGTGCTATACTATACGCTACTGCAAGACCTGGTTTACTGAATGGACTAATGACGTCTtctagtaggaaaaaaaaaagcctagaACAATTCCCATACAGCGCATATCATATGTTCTACTGCGGAAGAACGGTATTTAAGTCCAGCCTTGTGTATTTATTTGGTCCCATTTCGCAGATAACTATGGAAGAAAAGAAGCTTTTCAAGaaaaggttaatttttttttttttttaaggaaggcTCAGATAACAAGGACACTTTACTATGACAGCATCAAACCAGCAGGCATTCTTCACCGCAGAATCACTAAATGAGAATGATTTAACCCTTAGGGTAATCACGGCTCCAAGCACAGGTAACGCTTCTGGCAGTGAAACGGTTACTACAACACACACCTTATTGCGTcacaattttctattttttcactGCACAGTTCCAATTACCACCTCAGAAAGGAAGCGAGCCATGCAGCTGGATTGTAATCCCTGGGGACCTCGCACACTAGTACCTAATCACCAGGACGTCAGAGCCTCTGTCTCTCGTCATTAGTGACTTATTGCGATAATTTCCCTGGAAAGGATTGAACGGAAGGTGTATGATGCCCCTTCTTCGCCAATCGTTACGCCCCCATTCTCTAATGAAGGCGTAACAGCTGTTAATGTGATACGGGCAACCAGAACGCAATGCTCCTACAATGCAGAATAAACCTGGAATGTGAAGCAGAACCATTCCGGACTGCCATCAAGTCCAATCTCAAGAAAAGATTCAGTCCCATTTAGAAGAGCCCTATTTCAATCCTTGCCCTTTACATCACTGGGGAAAAGGGAAAAAGAATGTATCTACTCCAGTGCAGCGACAATATGTTGCCATAGCAACTTGGTTGCTGTGGACGATTGCTCCactttttcctttgcaccagtttggatAATTCTCCCGTTATCTTCTGTTCTGAACATGTAAAATAATTAACATTTTAAATACCAAGCTATTTTCTATCCTCTATTTTACATACTCATTGTAAACAAAAATaacgtggatttttttttttttactatacaaTGTGCTTGTTCTATTGCAATTTTGGCATTTAGTcattaattttaaatatatatatatatacacacacacacatacactctatagaacagagatgctcaacctgcggccctccagctgttgtaaaactacaactcccaccatgcccttctgtaggctgatagctgtaggtgtccgggaattatgggagttgtagttttacaacagctggagggccgcaggttgagcatgcctgctatagaaCATAATATATGcttgacacacacacatactaaaaAGTGCATGGCTGTATTACACTATATTCGCCACAGACATCTTCTAAGTGGGATTGGATCTTTTGATTCATGTTGTCCAGCAATCATACAGCAGTATTCAGCACTGGTCCATCAGGTGGGTGATGGGGAATTTATATAGAAGATAGAGCCCCAAAGTTATAACCAAAATGTGGTTCACCACAGACTTCCAGgcaaaaaagccctttttttcacCTGTGTACAAAGGTAGCACGGCCATCATGGGCGGACAGAAGAGGGCTCCTGTACAAAAACAGTAAGTATGGGTCCCGAACTCTCCAATATTTCATCATGGAGCAGCCCCATGTATGTCTCTCGGACAATACATGTCTAATTGTAAGATGCAAACTGTATTACGCAAATACATGGAAGAAAAACTTATAGGTAGCTACTCTGTTAGTTAATATCCAACACATAAAACAGCCTTGAATCAAGACTAGGGATAGTGGCCAAACCAGGGGcctccatctgtagacagctattCCTCACCAGGTTGGGTGAGATGCCTTTGATCCAGCTCTCTATGGGATTCTGGTTCTCCAAGCAGAGATCCAGTAGTTACATTCAATGCTCCCTGGGACACAAAATTATACAAATTAGTCCCAACCCATTAAAGTGCCTAgagagacaatttttttttttcccttgtatACAACCTAAAAAATATTGGGCAGGTGCACTGGTTGCTCATGTAGACCCAGATGAACTAATGTTTCTGTGCCTAGAATGTCTAAAAACTGGCGCAGCTAGGGTTTCTCCAATTTTTTGGACTCATCCAAAAAGGGGATGGAGCTCTGCAGGACACGGTATGATTTTAATTGAAAGGGGTGCGACTTAACATGTACAGTAAATTTGACCATCATTGCGGCATAtcaaactaagccaaccaatagttggtatagtgtCAGAGAAAAATGTCCATCCTTGCACCACAAGTATCATCCAGCCGGAGCccttgtgataaatctggtgcaggtctagacagccaaaATATAGGGATctgtaaatctgccccatagatGTTCACCCCTATGGCCATTTACCATGTCCATTGCTTACCAACATCTGATTGCCTATGAGGAGCCATATGCAGGTTCATGTTCACGGAGGAACCTCAACTTGGGCTTCCTGTAAAGAGGAGTCAGACCAGGCTTAGAAAGCTGCTGTTATAATTGCTGCACACGTACAAACACATCAATTATATCCTTCTGAAAACCACAGAACCTGAGTAAATGACACCTCAGATAGTGTTACAACATTAGCTCTTTTGAAATAGATATTGCACAATAGCGCCTTGACTTAATACATTGATTTCCATTTATGAAATGGACTGATCCCTTTAATGCCACGTCCAAATGTCTTTGAGCACGTCAATCCCAAGCGTTATCTACACCgtcaaattccttttttttttttgcgtatgtACGTAAAATTACTCCACCCAACACAAGAACACCTTCTATATAATCATACGTCACTGGGCGACCTGGCTCGTTGAGACACACTAGGTGGGATACAGCCACAGCATATCAACCACAAGGCTTTCTGGATTTCCTGGTTCCGGAACGCGTAGATGACAGGGTTGATAACAGAGTTGTATGTAGCTGGCAATAGCGTGGCGTAGGTGTAGATGGAAGGGTAGGTATAATCTGCTATCAATGAATACAGAGTGAAAGGCATCCAGCAGGCCGCAAATGTCCCCAATATGATGGCCAAGGTTGATATTCCTTTGCGGGTGGTGACGTAGTGAGAAGTAGCCAGGAAATGGTGCTGTAAGGCGATCTGATGAGCGTGCCTCATtactattttgcagatctgaatgTACAATTGGAGCATAAGTGCAAACATAAGCAAGAAGGATACCGAGAGGACGGCGGCATTATTTTTAGTGAGCGGCCTGATGACGCTACAGGTGGATTCATCCTTAAGGCAGTTCCAGCCCATGATAGGCAGCAGACCAACACACGTAGATGCTCCCCACAGGAAAATGAGCATGACATAGGTGAAGGTGACTGTCCTTTCCGAATTATACGTCAAAGCGTAATAGAGAGATAGGTAACGGTCAACCGTGATGGCCAGCAAGCTGCCCACCGAGGCACAAAAAGAAGCGGCTATCAGTCCCACCGTGACCAGCTTCGCTGCTTCTGACTGAAGAagatatgcaaaaataaaattgaCTATTAGTCCCAAACCTGCTAAGAGGTCCGCCAGGGCCAAACTCCCAATGAGAAGGAACATTGGGGCTCGGAGGCTTGGATTATGGAAGATGATAAGGACCACAATAGCATTTTCACAGGAGATTAAGGTTCCCGATGTGCAGAGAACAATATCCCATGGGTTGACTATAAGCTCTGGCTCTAGCACAGGAATCAAGGAGGAGTCTGCCGCTGAGATATTCTCTGGAGAACTGGCATCTATAGGATCCTGAGGCGGCCAGCTTATATTAACCTTCGTATCTTCATTCATTTTAACCTTCTTCAATAAAAAGACAAGGCTTTAATGCACGTAGTAGAAGAAGAGCAGAGGAGAATGAGAACATGCAATCATCTGCTACCCTACCAGGTCTGACCTACATGTATGCAAACTAACCATTAGTGGTGCTGAGGGGAGATAAAGAAATCAAGGGTGACCACAAATGAGGAGATCTTCCTAAAATAATTTAATGACACCCACCTAGCTAACACAGTTCTGCAGATTATACAATGCATCCAGTATGTATCACCTATCTTGAGATGCCCTGATACATATGCTCAGTGGGTAGGGGTTTGGCCAATTTGTGATGCCCCTGAGAAACCTTGGGGAGAACATGAGGTTTGCTA
This portion of the Bufo gargarizans isolate SCDJY-AF-19 chromosome 1, ASM1485885v1, whole genome shotgun sequence genome encodes:
- the GPR12 gene encoding G-protein coupled receptor 12, with product MNEDTKVNISWPPQDPIDASSPENISAADSSLIPVLEPELIVNPWDIVLCTSGTLISCENAIVVLIIFHNPSLRAPMFLLIGSLALADLLAGLGLIVNFIFAYLLQSEAAKLVTVGLIAASFCASVGSLLAITVDRYLSLYYALTYNSERTVTFTYVMLIFLWGASTCVGLLPIMGWNCLKDESTCSVIRPLTKNNAAVLSVSFLLMFALMLQLYIQICKIVMRHAHQIALQHHFLATSHYVTTRKGISTLAIILGTFAACWMPFTLYSLIADYTYPSIYTYATLLPATYNSVINPVIYAFRNQEIQKALWLICCGCIPPSVSQRARSPSDV